A single Roseinatronobacter monicus DNA region contains:
- the msrB gene encoding peptide-methionine (R)-S-oxide reductase MsrB: MSRYERRPEIIESLTPEQHYVTQENGTERPWSGEYNSNKRAGIYVDIVSGEPLFASSDKYESGCGWPSFTKPILSKHVVELRDDSLGMARIEVRSAHGDSHLGHVFPDGPADRGGLRYCINSAALRFIPKDEMEAEGYGDLLDQVDG, encoded by the coding sequence ATGTCGCGTTACGAACGCCGCCCTGAAATCATCGAATCGCTGACCCCGGAGCAGCATTATGTCACGCAAGAAAACGGGACCGAGCGGCCTTGGTCAGGGGAATATAACAGCAACAAGCGGGCAGGCATTTACGTCGATATCGTCTCGGGCGAGCCGCTTTTTGCGTCATCCGACAAATACGAATCCGGGTGCGGCTGGCCTAGCTTTACCAAGCCCATTCTAAGCAAACATGTCGTCGAGTTGCGTGATGACAGTCTTGGCATGGCCCGTATCGAAGTGCGCTCAGCCCATGGGGACAGCCATCTGGGCCATGTCTTTCCCGACGGCCCCGCCGACCGTGGCGGTTTGCGCTATTGTATCAATTCTGCTGCGCTGCGTTTCATCCCGAAAGACGAGATGGAAGCAGAAGGCTATGGCGATCTGTTGGATCAGGTTGATGGCTAG
- a CDS encoding NADH:ubiquinone oxidoreductase subunit NDUFA12 codes for MKFLLRMLTWWNFSTLNTAFFTWRHGNKVGEDAQGNIFYRSADDKKRWVIFNGESEASRVSPDWHGWLHHTWDEPPTKRPLTHKDWEKKHQENLTGTPLAYAPEGSIRRASPAPRKDYEAWTPE; via the coding sequence ATGAAATTCCTGCTGCGTATGCTGACATGGTGGAACTTCTCCACGCTGAACACAGCGTTCTTTACATGGCGTCACGGCAATAAAGTGGGCGAGGATGCGCAAGGCAACATCTTCTACCGCTCCGCCGATGACAAAAAGCGCTGGGTCATCTTCAACGGCGAATCCGAGGCCAGCCGCGTTTCACCTGATTGGCACGGATGGCTGCACCACACATGGGACGAGCCGCCGACCAAACGTCCGCTGACGCATAAGGACTGGGAAAAGAAACATCAGGAAAACCTGACAGGCACCCCGCTGGCCTATGCGCCAGAAGGGTCTATTCGGCGCGCGTCACCGGCCCCGCGCAAGGATTACGAGGCGTGGACACCAGAATGA
- a CDS encoding DUF2155 domain-containing protein, whose protein sequence is MRFLILSICACFGLATTGLAQEIEPPTPSERISAAGGALLRGLDRVAGTSTDITLEVGDSAQIGHLVVMLEECRYPVENPAGEAYAWIDVFDSRADEMVFSGWMIASSPALSALDHARYDVWVINCITS, encoded by the coding sequence ATGCGGTTTCTTATTCTCTCCATATGCGCCTGTTTTGGCCTGGCGACGACCGGCCTCGCACAGGAAATAGAGCCGCCGACACCGTCGGAGCGCATTTCTGCCGCTGGCGGGGCGCTGTTGCGCGGGCTGGACAGGGTCGCGGGAACCAGCACGGATATCACGCTTGAAGTGGGCGACAGCGCGCAGATCGGGCATCTGGTCGTCATGCTGGAAGAATGCCGCTATCCGGTCGAAAACCCGGCAGGCGAAGCCTATGCGTGGATTGATGTGTTCGACAGCCGCGCCGATGAAATGGTTTTCTCAGGCTGGATGATTGCCTCCAGCCCGGCGCTGAGCGCGCTGGATCACGCGCGCTACGATGTCTGGGTCATAAACTGCATCACATCATAG
- a CDS encoding protein adenylyltransferase SelO — translation MAFSIRFDNSYAQELTGLYVPWQGQEWPDPQLLVLNEPLAQSLGLDTAALRGAEGVGMLSGHALPDTARPIAQAYAGHQFGGFSAQLGDGRAILLGEVIDPKGARWDIQLKGSGRTPFARGGDGRAVLGPVLREYLVSEAMAALGVPTTRALAACTTGDRVLRQFGLEPGAVLARVASSHLRVGTFQFFAARGESEKLKLLLEYAIARHDPDLTGAEDAALRFLERVGQRQAKLVAQWMGLGFIHGVMNTDNSTISGETIDYGPCAFMDSYDPASVFSSIDQMGRYAYSNQPAIMAWNLARLAEALLPLIDTQEDRAIARASKVIEATEAAYRQDWLNVFAHKLGLDTADAALIDDMHALWQGQEVDFTLFFRALPEALRGDPAPVAALFKSASGLESWLARYRAAFSDPQGAARMLEARNPLYIPRNHLVEAALQAASDHGDMDPFHALLERVQNPYHPVAGMEAFAQPAPQDAPSIVTYCGT, via the coding sequence ATGGCTTTCTCGATCCGCTTTGACAACAGCTATGCGCAGGAATTGACGGGACTATATGTGCCTTGGCAGGGACAGGAATGGCCCGACCCGCAGCTTTTGGTGTTGAACGAACCGCTGGCGCAGTCGCTTGGGCTTGATACGGCCGCTTTGCGCGGGGCCGAAGGCGTGGGCATGCTGTCAGGGCACGCCTTGCCCGACACTGCGCGCCCTATTGCACAAGCCTATGCCGGGCATCAGTTTGGTGGGTTTTCTGCGCAGCTCGGGGACGGGCGCGCAATCTTGCTGGGCGAGGTGATCGACCCGAAAGGTGCACGTTGGGATATTCAGCTGAAAGGGTCTGGCCGCACGCCCTTTGCCCGTGGCGGTGATGGGCGCGCCGTGCTGGGGCCTGTGTTGCGCGAATATCTGGTGTCTGAAGCAATGGCCGCCTTGGGCGTACCGACAACGCGCGCGCTTGCGGCCTGCACCACAGGCGACCGCGTTCTGCGCCAGTTCGGGCTGGAGCCGGGCGCGGTGCTGGCGCGTGTGGCTTCCAGCCATTTGCGGGTGGGCACATTCCAGTTTTTTGCCGCTCGCGGCGAAAGCGAAAAGCTGAAGCTGTTGCTGGAATATGCTATCGCGCGCCATGACCCTGACCTGACGGGCGCCGAGGATGCTGCGCTGCGCTTTCTGGAACGTGTGGGCCAGCGTCAGGCGAAGCTTGTTGCCCAATGGATGGGGCTTGGCTTCATCCACGGTGTGATGAACACGGACAATTCGACGATTTCGGGCGAAACCATTGATTACGGCCCTTGCGCCTTCATGGACAGCTATGATCCGGCCAGTGTGTTCAGCTCGATTGATCAGATGGGGCGCTATGCTTACAGCAATCAGCCCGCAATCATGGCGTGGAATTTGGCGCGTCTGGCCGAGGCCTTGTTGCCGCTGATCGACACGCAAGAAGACCGCGCCATTGCCCGCGCAAGCAAAGTGATCGAGGCGACAGAGGCCGCCTATCGTCAGGATTGGCTGAATGTCTTTGCCCATAAGCTGGGTCTGGACACGGCAGATGCGGCCCTCATCGACGATATGCATGCTTTGTGGCAGGGGCAGGAGGTTGATTTCACGCTGTTCTTCCGTGCCTTGCCAGAGGCCTTGCGGGGCGATCCCGCCCCCGTGGCCGCGCTGTTCAAGTCCGCTTCGGGACTGGAAAGTTGGCTTGCGCGCTACCGCGCGGCATTCAGTGACCCACAGGGGGCGGCGCGCATGCTTGAGGCCCGCAATCCGCTGTATATACCGCGCAATCATCTGGTCGAAGCGGCGCTGCAAGCCGCCAGCGATCACGGCGATATGGACCCGTTCCA
- the aat gene encoding leucyl/phenylalanyl-tRNA--protein transferase, with translation MELTPETLLQAYRMGVFPMAESRDDPRLHWFDPVARGVLPLDGFRMSRSLRRRIRAEPFRLSLDQAFEAVLTGCAERESTWINSEIARLFTILHRQGHAHSIEVWEGEELVGGVYGLGLGGAFCGESMFSRRRDASKVALAYLVTHLRNCGYTLFDTQYPTEHLASLGGVEISRVAYRARLAHALQADAAFDRAPLPSAYDVMQFMTQTS, from the coding sequence CTGGAATTGACCCCCGAGACATTGTTGCAAGCCTATCGGATGGGCGTGTTCCCCATGGCCGAAAGCCGTGATGACCCGCGCCTGCACTGGTTTGATCCGGTCGCGCGCGGGGTGTTGCCGCTGGACGGATTTCGCATGTCGCGCAGTCTGCGCCGCCGGATTCGCGCCGAACCATTCAGGCTTAGTCTGGATCAGGCGTTTGAAGCGGTGCTGACGGGCTGTGCCGAGCGCGAATCGACATGGATCAATTCCGAGATTGCGCGGTTGTTCACGATTCTGCACCGTCAGGGCCATGCCCATTCAATCGAGGTCTGGGAGGGGGAGGAGCTGGTTGGCGGCGTCTACGGGCTGGGCCTTGGCGGGGCGTTTTGTGGGGAAAGCATGTTCTCGCGCCGCCGCGATGCGTCAAAAGTCGCGCTGGCCTATCTGGTCACGCATTTGCGCAACTGTGGCTATACGCTGTTCGACACGCAATATCCTACAGAGCATCTGGCCAGTCTGGGCGGGGTCGAGATTTCGCGCGTCGCGTATCGCGCACGGCTGGCGCATGCCTTGCAAGCAGATGCCGCGTTCGACCGCGCGCCCCTGCCCAGCGCCTATGATGTGATGCAGTTTATGACCCAGACATCGTAG
- the nusB gene encoding transcription antitermination factor NusB, with translation MSDTPPKRRPTQEERRARKGAARFYAVQALFQMEASDVPIGEITRQFEAHRIGAETETETWAEADVNHFRRLIELAVDRQAAIDQMTDRALVAKWPISRIDPTLRALFRAAGAEMLSAQTPARVVISQFVDIARAFSPEGRETNFVNAVLDHMAREACAAEF, from the coding sequence ATGAGCGATACCCCCCCGAAACGCCGACCCACGCAGGAAGAACGCCGTGCGCGCAAAGGGGCCGCGCGCTTCTATGCCGTGCAGGCGCTGTTCCAGATGGAAGCCTCGGATGTGCCGATTGGCGAAATCACCCGCCAGTTTGAAGCGCACCGTATCGGGGCCGAGACGGAAACCGAGACATGGGCCGAGGCGGATGTGAACCATTTCCGCCGCCTGATCGAACTGGCCGTGGACCGGCAGGCCGCGATTGATCAGATGACGGACCGCGCGCTGGTGGCGAAATGGCCGATCAGCCGGATCGACCCCACCTTGCGGGCGCTGTTTCGCGCAGCGGGTGCCGAGATGCTAAGTGCGCAAACCCCGGCGCGTGTGGTCATTTCGCAATTTGTCGATATTGCCAGAGCTTTCTCCCCCGAAGGCCGCGAAACCAATTTCGTCAATGCGGTGTTGGATCACATGGCCCGCGAGGCTTGCGCCGCCGAATTCTGA